Genomic window (Methanotorris formicicus Mc-S-70):
CTTTTCTGGTGTCATTTTTTCACCAAATCAAATTGTTAGCAAGATTTCAACAGTTCTGACAATAATTAATAGTGATGAGAGGTGTATCATTAGGATATATGGGGCTCCTGGGGCCCTAAACATCTCTGCCTTTGCTGCGTAGAATGGGGCTACACCAGTTTCTCCTGCCATTCCAACAGCAAATAGAACTTTTGGATAGAAAAGGTCTGCATTAGTTTTTGCCAATTCAAATAAAGATAAAATCCCTGTTTTGGCAAGTATCATTGCCGCTGAACCAAATAATGGCAATCCTGCAACCATTGCTATAATTCCATATTGGTAGGCAGCATTTAGAACCCACTCCCTTTTTACCGCAGAGACAATACCGATATTTGCAATCCCAACCAATGCTAAGAATAAAGCATAATCAAACAAATCTCCAGTGAGCATTGCTCCACTTGTTGCAATTCCGCAGAATATTGCCATCATCCTTCTGATTTTTAATTCCTTTAAACTAACTTCATGAAACGTATCCCCAAACTCATGCAATTGTGCTTCCAACTGCTTTTCTGGTTTTGATAGATAAACAACAATGGTGAAAAATACCGCTATCAAAAAGCAAATAATTGAAAAGTCGGTTAAATAAAATACAATATCCCCAAGTGGAATATACCCATGAAAGTTCCCAACAATGTTTAATAAAGCAGTTTCATTCATTTTATCTCACCAATAGAGATTTTTACCAGAAACTTTATTTTACCTCACCGATGTAGCCAATTAATCCTAATTTTGAACCAACCTTTATGACCAACCCTAATCCTGCGAGCATTAGGTATACAAGATAGTTATCTGGGTTGATAAATAATCCAATAAATCCAAAAACCCATAAAGCCCAGGCAATTCCAGATAAGCCAGAAATTCCTTCCCATAAAGTTTTAATGGTTTCATCAAACTTCCTACCCAATGCCCTCTGAGATAACGCGTAATAAAGAAGACCACTTGCTATTACTGCCCCTCCTGTAAATCCACTCAATATTGCACCATAAACAACAAGAATCAATGCCAAGAACTTTGGAGATGTTTTTAATATTTCCATCTCAACATCATGCTCTAAAACACCATGATGTAAAGGCAATAAAAATTCCTCAAACAGTTTTTTCTTTGGTTTGTTTTTGGATAGTGATTTCTTCATAACCAATATCTCTGAAACTGCCAGTAACTCTGCCATACCTACAACCAAACCAGGTAAAATTAACGCCTCTGCTAAATCAGTCCCAACACATGCAATAACCACAAGCATGGCACACTCTATTAAGTCAGTAAGCAGTAGAATATGCAGATCAGATTTTTGATAAGATAATGCAAACAAGGACAATACCCCCACAATAAATGCAACAAGTATCGAAGGATTATATAAGGTGTAAATTATATTTTCCATCATTTCACCCATCCCTATTCATAAGCATCCAACTGAATATGATAAATGAAACCAATAGTATTGTACTTTCAAGGATTGTATCGAATCCCCTTGTGTAGTAAAGTATTTCATCCAAAATTCCACCCGGTGTTGAGACAATTGTGGTTCCAAAATAAAGTGTCTTTTTACTAATCCATTCTGCTATTGGGGTTAAATAGGCAGTTATTTTTCCAAGTAGTGGTTCATATTTTGGATACTGGGAAACTATATCTGCTGGCTTTTCGAGTGGAACTCCCCCCCTATCGTAGGGGGCAAGTGGTGTTTTTAGTATTTGGGATTGCGGGGTGGGTTTTGGATAGAGTTGATTTTCATTTAATTTATGGGGCAACAATAAACCAAATATCATAATCAACGCCAAGAATACTGCAAATATTCTTGGAACAATTTGGGGCTTTGATAGATAATTCCAAATTCTGCTTAGTTTATTCATTTGCATCCTCCTCGCCAAATTCAGTGTTCATTACAATTGCCCTAACCAATACAAGGATGAGTATTGCATTAACTCCAAGAAATGTCATCAATGCAAGCGTTTCATTATATGCCAAAAATATCAATGCAACCCCTATAGATGGCACCTCAATATTCAACAACCTTTTAAATGGGTCATCAGTCATAGGACCAAATACAACCCCTATTGTCCCAACAACCAACAGGAAATATCCAAGGTATATTATTAGAGTTATCAAGTCCATCAAATCACCTTATTTTGCTAATATGGGCAATTTTCTTCCATATTTCTTTTTGCTCTTTTTAACAACCTCATACTTAATCAATCCAAGCAATAAAACCACAGAACCTATTGGCTCTAAGATTGAAGATACAATGGCAACATCCAAATAATAACACGATGCAGTAAGTCCAATTAACCCACTCTCAAGAAACGCAAACATTATAATTTTATTTATTGAATTTGTATGCACAATAACCCCAATAGCACCAAGAACACAACAAATTGCAGATACAATTGGTAATATATCCATCATTCCACCTTTTCATACACCATTGTTTTTTTATTCTATTTTTTTCATCTGCTCCAATGTATATGCTATAGCGTTACTTGACAATGTAGATGAGATTAAGTAAACAATAGATGCCAAACCACCCATGGGGCTTTTTATATACAATGCTATCAATGCCGCAATGCAGAAATTTAGACAGCAGAGATACAACAACTTCCTCGCCCTACTTTGAGTTAAGAAAACTCTAAACCCACAAATAACTGCAATAAATCCAATTATTATTGATGATAAATCCATCTTATCTCCCCGTTCTGTTCATCTTCCTCGCTATTTCTCCAAGAACTTTTGAGGCAAGAATATGGTCAAATCCTTGTATTGAGAATATCGCAATAACCATCCCCACAATAAAATATTTTGGCTCTATAATTGGGCTGAATAAATAAATCAATGCTGTTGCCATTAAAGCCCCAATGGTTCCTGCATAACCAGGGTCATGGCATAATCTATTACCAATATAAACAAGTAACGCTGCAATTAAACCCCCTTCAATGCCCATGAGGTAGTAAGATATTGATGCGAGTAAAGTTCCCGCTGATGCATCAGGAGAACAAACAATATTTCCCATGAAATAACCGCCATTTAAATTTCCACCAATATCCCTAACCTTCTCTCCAATAACCTTTGCTCCCAAGACCCCAGGTTTTTCTGGAAGTCCAAAGTAAGTGTCTATTAACACAAAATTAATCCAAGATACTATTGAAGCGATTGCAATTTTCAGGATTTCTCTTAAGAGTTCGTTATAAATTTCCATAATCTCCCTCCTATAAGAGGATACCGAAAGTGGTATCTCATTTTATCCAAATATCCCATCTGAAAATTTTGAAAACAATGCAGATATTAAACCAATCAAAACACAGGACATTAAATCAGGAGTAAATAAAACTTTGTCTACCGCTGTTAAACCCAATGCAATGATTGGGGTCGGAAATAAAACTGATGTTTCAAATGTATCTCTTATTGGCCTTTCTTTTGGAATTATGGGAACTTTCATTATAAGGGCAAAGATTATTGACGCTATCACTGAAACCACATAATACTCCATTGATATCACCATTAAATTATTCCCAACAGTGAACAATCATGCAGTCCCTATTAACAGAGTAAATTGGAGGAACTTCATCCTTTGGAAATATTTGAATTATTGTTTTTTTATTTATCTTCTTTGAAACCTTCTTCTCCAACCTCCTAATATCTGAGCAATCGAGGTCAATAACAACCTCCCTCCTGTCCGAATGTAAGCCTTTTACAGCCATGCGACCTCTTCTGAATTCTATACTTTTAATTTCAATAACATCCAATCTTTTTTTTAATTCTTCTGTAAATACTTCCCTATCAACCACCATCACAGGATAACCTTCAATATATCTAACAAATCTTTTAAATGAAGGAGAATTTCCAGAATTGTTTATGTCATTGATGAACTCAACTATGGCCTCTTCCAATTTAGTTAATGATAGGACATCAAGGAGGTACATTATGGGGTCTTCCATATCCCAGACATTACTACATTTTAATAAACCAAGGGTTATTGCTGCTGCAATCATTTCAGTTGCCTTTCTCTTTCCCTTTTCAAGCATACTCAAATGAGATTGGCTAACCCCACTCTCCTCTGCAAGTTTAGACTGGGTTATATTTAACTTTTCACGGAATATCTTCACATATTTGGGGTTTAGTAATATGGCTCTTTCTATGATGTTCAACTTTTTATACATAATCCCACATCGGAAAATGCCTTCCGCCAATAGTCATGTTTAATCATTATATATTGCACTGGAATAATATTATTCCCATGGGATATTTATAAACCTTTCCCAAAAAAATAAACCATAAAATTTATATATGAAAAAATTGCAGTTGCAGTTTCCACAAAC
Coding sequences:
- a CDS encoding DUF2108 domain-containing protein, encoding MDILPIVSAICCVLGAIGVIVHTNSINKIIMFAFLESGLIGLTASCYYLDVAIVSSILEPIGSVVLLLGLIKYEVVKKSKKKYGRKLPILAK
- a CDS encoding membrane protein; translated protein: MNETALLNIVGNFHGYIPLGDIVFYLTDFSIICFLIAVFFTIVVYLSKPEKQLEAQLHEFGDTFHEVSLKELKIRRMMAIFCGIATSGAMLTGDLFDYALFLALVGIANIGIVSAVKREWVLNAAYQYGIIAMVAGLPLFGSAAMILAKTGILSLFELAKTNADLFYPKVLFAVGMAGETGVAPFYAAKAEMFRAPGAPYILMIHLSSLLIIVRTVEILLTI
- a CDS encoding EhaE family protein, giving the protein MDLITLIIYLGYFLLVVGTIGVVFGPMTDDPFKRLLNIEVPSIGVALIFLAYNETLALMTFLGVNAILILVLVRAIVMNTEFGEEDANE
- the ehaA gene encoding energy-converting NiFe hydrogenase A subunit EhaA; this encodes MEYYVVSVIASIIFALIMKVPIIPKERPIRDTFETSVLFPTPIIALGLTAVDKVLFTPDLMSCVLIGLISALFSKFSDGIFG
- a CDS encoding EhaF family protein yields the protein MNKLSRIWNYLSKPQIVPRIFAVFLALIMIFGLLLPHKLNENQLYPKPTPQSQILKTPLAPYDRGGVPLEKPADIVSQYPKYEPLLGKITAYLTPIAEWISKKTLYFGTTIVSTPGGILDEILYYTRGFDTILESTILLVSFIIFSWMLMNRDG
- a CDS encoding helix-turn-helix domain-containing protein, which produces MYKKLNIIERAILLNPKYVKIFREKLNITQSKLAEESGVSQSHLSMLEKGKRKATEMIAAAITLGLLKCSNVWDMEDPIMYLLDVLSLTKLEEAIVEFINDINNSGNSPSFKRFVRYIEGYPVMVVDREVFTEELKKRLDVIEIKSIEFRRGRMAVKGLHSDRREVVIDLDCSDIRRLEKKVSKKINKKTIIQIFPKDEVPPIYSVNRDCMIVHCWE
- a CDS encoding EhaG family protein; this encodes MMENIIYTLYNPSILVAFIVGVLSLFALSYQKSDLHILLLTDLIECAMLVVIACVGTDLAEALILPGLVVGMAELLAVSEILVMKKSLSKNKPKKKLFEEFLLPLHHGVLEHDVEMEILKTSPKFLALILVVYGAILSGFTGGAVIASGLLYYALSQRALGRKFDETIKTLWEGISGLSGIAWALWVFGFIGLFINPDNYLVYLMLAGLGLVIKVGSKLGLIGYIGEVK
- a CDS encoding DUF2109 domain-containing protein, yielding MDLSSIIIGFIAVICGFRVFLTQSRARKLLYLCCLNFCIAALIALYIKSPMGGLASIVYLISSTLSSNAIAYTLEQMKKIE